GCTTCGTGCGCTACGTGTTCCAGGATACGCTCGGCATGTCGCTGCCGCGCCGCGCAGAGGAAATGAGCCGCGTGGGCGAGAAGGTCAGTATGAGCAACCTGAAGCCGGGCGATCTCGTGTTCTTCAATACGATGCGCCGCACGTTCTCGCACGTCGGTATCTATATTGGCGACAACAAGTTCGTGCATTCGCCGTCCACCGGCAGCACGATCCGCGTTGACGACCTCGACGACGGCTATTGGGAAAAGCGTTTCACGGGCGCACGCCGTATCGAAACGTCGTTCACGCCGGACCAGCAGCAAAGCCTCAAGCGCGTGAGCGCACAGTTCGACCCCAACGGCGGCAACTGATCGGGGCTTTGTAGCCCACCCTGTAGCGAAAAAAGCCTGCTTCTTGCGAAGCAGGCTTTTTGTGTTTGCGCGCCCGCTGTAGGGGCGCTCAGGTTCAGCAATCAGGCCGTCAGGCGCGCCGCGGCGAGCTTGCGTTCGAGTTCCGGCATGATGCGCGCCGCCGCTTCCTCGCCCGCGAGAATTGCCGCGTTGCGCTGCGTAAAGTCGCTGCTCGACATCGCGTTGAGGTTCGGGCGGATCACGACGTCGGCGTACTTGTCGAGTTCGTAGGTCTTGATCGTCTGGCCCATGATCGTGAAGGTCTGCATCAGCACGTCGAACTGGCTGAGCGTCGAGGCCGTTTCCGGGCGCGCCGAAATGTCCACGGCGATCACGAAATCGGCGCCCATCTTGCGTGCGAACGAGGCCGGCACGGGGCTCACGAGGCCGCCGTCCACGTATTCGTGGCCCGCAATCTTCACCGGCTCGAAAATCGACGGAATGCTGCACGACGCGCGCACGGCAATGCCCGTGTTGCCGCGCTGGAACAGGATGGGCTGCCCCGTGCGCAGGTCGGTTGCGACAACGCCAAGCGGCTTCGCCATTTTCTCGATGGGGCGATCGTGCAGCGTGGTGTTCAGATAGTTCTGGAGCGCCACGCCTTGCAGCAGGCCGCGCGTGCGAAACGGCATGGCCCAGTCGCTGATCGAGGCTTCGTCCATCGTCAGCGCGAGCTTGTTGAGCGCGAAACCGTTCATGCCCGAGGCGTAAAGCGCCGCGACGACCGAGCCCGCGCTCGTGCCGACCACGAAGTCGACTTGCACGTTGCGCGCCTCGAGCGCCTTGATTACGCCGATATGCGCGAAGCCGCGCGCCGCGCCGCCGCCTAGCGCGAGGCCCACGCGAACCGGGCGCGTTGGCTTGCCGAGAGGCGGCGGAGGCGCGGTGGTGACGGGCGGCGGGACGCTGGCGGTTTGCGTGCCCGCGGTCGTGCAGGCGGCAAGGACGGTGGAGGCGGCCGCAAGCGAAAAGTGGCGGCGGCTCAGCGAGGGCGATGACTGCTTCAAGAAGGTTCTCCATGCGGTCCGCGTTCGTGTTCGGTCAGGAACGACGCGGTACCCCGGTCTGCTCGCGCGGGCGGCCGAGTATCTGTGTTTGCTCGCGCGACGCCGCGGCGTGGTGGCGGCGCGCCGACATCATAAGGCAAAGCGCGGCCGGTTTAGCAGGCGTGCATGTAACGCGATATGTCGGTTGATGACAAAGCGCCTGGCGGGTTGCGGCGCCTGGACTTTCGCATCAGCTTCGCATGAGACTCGCATGAGACAAGCACGGCACTCACTCACAGGCATGCGCCGGGCCTCGCCCCCAGGCCGAA
The Paraburkholderia acidiphila genome window above contains:
- a CDS encoding patatin-like phospholipase family protein, translating into MKQSSPSLSRRHFSLAAASTVLAACTTAGTQTASVPPPVTTAPPPPLGKPTRPVRVGLALGGGAARGFAHIGVIKALEARNVQVDFVVGTSAGSVVAALYASGMNGFALNKLALTMDEASISDWAMPFRTRGLLQGVALQNYLNTTLHDRPIEKMAKPLGVVATDLRTGQPILFQRGNTGIAVRASCSIPSIFEPVKIAGHEYVDGGLVSPVPASFARKMGADFVIAVDISARPETASTLSQFDVLMQTFTIMGQTIKTYELDKYADVVIRPNLNAMSSSDFTQRNAAILAGEEAAARIMPELERKLAAARLTA